One genomic segment of Macaca fascicularis isolate 582-1 chromosome 19, T2T-MFA8v1.1 includes these proteins:
- the ZNF607 gene encoding zinc finger protein 607 isoform X2 — protein MACESITFGDVAIDFSHQEWEYLNLVQKTLYQEVMMENYDNLVSLGHSISKPDLITLLEQGKEPWMIVGEETRGECTDLDSRYEIISDGKMHLYRKQSSVTLHQRIHNGQKPYECKECQKAFSHLTELIVHQRIHTSEEPDQREEFGKAFSHLTDLREHQKIHAREKPYECEECGKVFSYPANLAQHGKVHVEKPYECKECGEAFRTSRQLTVHHRFHYGEKPYECKECGKAFSVYGRLSRHQSIHTGEKPFECNKCGKSFRLKAGLKVHLSIHTGEKPHECKECGKAFRQFSHLVGHKRIHTGEKPYECKECGKGFTCRYQLTMHQRIYSGEKPYECKENGEAFSSGHQLTAPHTFESVEKPYKCEECGKAFSVYGRLTRHQGIHSGKKPFECNKCGKSFRLNSSLKIHQNIHTGEKPYKCKECGKAFSQRAHLAHHNRIHTGYKPFECKECGKSFRCASYLVIHERIHTGEKPYVCQECGKGFSYSHKLTIHRRVHTGEKPYECKECGKAFSVSGQLTQHLSIHSGKKPFECNKCGKSFRFISVLKAHQNIHSAEKPYECKECGKAFRHATSLIYHDRTHAGEKSYECKECGETFSHASHLIIHERIHTSDKPYECKRCGKAFRCASYLVRHERVHADGNPYMCEECGKAFNSSHELSIHHRVHTGEKPFKCNKCRRSFRLRSILEVHQRIHI, from the exons ATGGCCTGT GAATCGATAACATTTGGGGATGTGGCCATAGACTTCTCTCATCAGGAGTGGGAATATCTCAACCTGGTTCAGAAGACCTTGTACCAGGAGGTGATGATGGAGAATTACGATAACTTAGTCTCACTGG GACATTCCATATCTAAGCCAGATTTAATCACCTTATTGGAGCAAGGAAAAGAGCCATGGATGATTGTGGGGGAAGAAACAAGAGGAGAATGTACAG ATTTGGATTCAAGGTATGAAATAATCAGCGATGGGAAAATGCACCTTTATAGGAAACAGTCATCTGTTACTCTCCATCAGAGAATTCATAATGGACAGAAACCATACGAGTGTAAGGAATGTCAGAAGGCCTTTAGTCATCTTACAGAACTCATAGTACATCAAAGAATTCATACTAGTGAGGAACCTGATCAACGTGAAGAGTTTGGGAAGGCATTTAGCCATCTTACAGACCTTAGAGAGCATCAGAAAATTCATGCTCGtgagaaaccttatgaatgtgaagaatgtgggaaAGTCTTCAGTTATCCTGCAAACCTTGCTCAACATGGGAAGGTTCATGttgagaaaccctatgaatgtaaagaGTGTGGGGAAGCTTTTAGGACTAGCCGTCAACTTACTGTACATCACAGATTTCATTACGGTGAGAAACCctacgaatgtaaggaatgtggcaaagcctttagtgtGTATGGACGACTTAGTCGACATCAGAGTATTCACACTGGTGAGAAGCCCTTTGAATGTAACAAATGTGGGAAGTCCTTTAGGCTCAAAGCAGGCCTTAAAGTACATCTGAgtattcatactggagagaagccacatgaatgtaaggaatgtggaaagGCCTTTCGTCAGTTTTCCCACCTTGTAGGTCataaaagaattcatactggagaaaaaccctatgaatgcaaGGAATGCGGTAAGGGCTTTACATGTAGGTATCAACTTACTATGCATCAGAGAATTTATTCTGGggagaaaccttatgaatgtaaaGAAAATGGGGAGGCTTTTAGTAGTGGCCATCAACTTACTGCACCTCATACATTTGAAAGTGTTGAGAAACCTTATAAGTGtgaggaatgtgggaaagcctttagtGTGTATGGACGACTTACTCGACATCAGGGTATTCATAGTGGTAAGAAACCCTTTGAATGTAACAAATGTGGGAAGTCCTTTAGGCTGAATTCATCccttaaaatacatcaaaatattcaTACAGgtgagaaaccctacaaatgtaaggaatgtgggaaggccttcagTCAGCGCGCACACCTTGCCCATCATAACAGAATTCATACTGGTTACAAACCCtttgaatgtaaagaatgtgggaagTCCTTTCGTTGTGCCTCGTATCTTGTCATACACGAGAGaattcatacaggagagaaaccctatgtaTGTCAAGAGTGTGGGAAGGGTTTTAGTTATAGCCATAAACTCACTATACATCGCAGAGttcacactggtgagaaaccttatgaatgtaaggaatgtgggaaggcctttagTGTATCTGGACAACTTACTCAGCATCTGAGTATTCATAGTGGTAAGAAACCCTTTGAATGCAACAAATGTGGGAAGTCTTTTAGGTTCATTTCTGTACTTAAAGCCCATCAGAATATTCATAGTGCCGAGAAACCctacgaatgtaaggaatgtggcaAGGCCTTTCGTCATGCCACAAGCCTCATATATCATGACCGAACTCATGCTGGTGAAAAGTCCtatgaatgtaaagaatgtggggAAACTTTTAGTCATGCTTCACATCTTATTATTCATGAGAGAATTCATACCAGTGataaaccctatgaatgtaaaagATGTGGGAAGGCATTTCGCTGTGCCTCATATCTTGTTAGACATGAAAGGGTTCATGCTGATGGAAATCCCTATATGTGTGAAGAGTGTGGGAAAGCTTTTAATAGTAGCCATGAACTTAGTATACATCATAGAgttcatactggtgagaaaccttttaaatgtaataaatgcAGAAGGTCCTTTAGGCTTAGATCCATCCTTGAAgtacatcagagaattcatattTGA
- the ZNF607 gene encoding zinc finger protein 607 isoform X1 has protein sequence MACESITFGDVAIDFSHQEWEYLNLVQKTLYQEVMMENYDNLVSLAGHSISKPDLITLLEQGKEPWMIVGEETRGECTDLDSRYEIISDGKMHLYRKQSSVTLHQRIHNGQKPYECKECQKAFSHLTELIVHQRIHTSEEPDQREEFGKAFSHLTDLREHQKIHAREKPYECEECGKVFSYPANLAQHGKVHVEKPYECKECGEAFRTSRQLTVHHRFHYGEKPYECKECGKAFSVYGRLSRHQSIHTGEKPFECNKCGKSFRLKAGLKVHLSIHTGEKPHECKECGKAFRQFSHLVGHKRIHTGEKPYECKECGKGFTCRYQLTMHQRIYSGEKPYECKENGEAFSSGHQLTAPHTFESVEKPYKCEECGKAFSVYGRLTRHQGIHSGKKPFECNKCGKSFRLNSSLKIHQNIHTGEKPYKCKECGKAFSQRAHLAHHNRIHTGYKPFECKECGKSFRCASYLVIHERIHTGEKPYVCQECGKGFSYSHKLTIHRRVHTGEKPYECKECGKAFSVSGQLTQHLSIHSGKKPFECNKCGKSFRFISVLKAHQNIHSAEKPYECKECGKAFRHATSLIYHDRTHAGEKSYECKECGETFSHASHLIIHERIHTSDKPYECKRCGKAFRCASYLVRHERVHADGNPYMCEECGKAFNSSHELSIHHRVHTGEKPFKCNKCRRSFRLRSILEVHQRIHI, from the exons ATGGCCTGT GAATCGATAACATTTGGGGATGTGGCCATAGACTTCTCTCATCAGGAGTGGGAATATCTCAACCTGGTTCAGAAGACCTTGTACCAGGAGGTGATGATGGAGAATTACGATAACTTAGTCTCACTGG caGGACATTCCATATCTAAGCCAGATTTAATCACCTTATTGGAGCAAGGAAAAGAGCCATGGATGATTGTGGGGGAAGAAACAAGAGGAGAATGTACAG ATTTGGATTCAAGGTATGAAATAATCAGCGATGGGAAAATGCACCTTTATAGGAAACAGTCATCTGTTACTCTCCATCAGAGAATTCATAATGGACAGAAACCATACGAGTGTAAGGAATGTCAGAAGGCCTTTAGTCATCTTACAGAACTCATAGTACATCAAAGAATTCATACTAGTGAGGAACCTGATCAACGTGAAGAGTTTGGGAAGGCATTTAGCCATCTTACAGACCTTAGAGAGCATCAGAAAATTCATGCTCGtgagaaaccttatgaatgtgaagaatgtgggaaAGTCTTCAGTTATCCTGCAAACCTTGCTCAACATGGGAAGGTTCATGttgagaaaccctatgaatgtaaagaGTGTGGGGAAGCTTTTAGGACTAGCCGTCAACTTACTGTACATCACAGATTTCATTACGGTGAGAAACCctacgaatgtaaggaatgtggcaaagcctttagtgtGTATGGACGACTTAGTCGACATCAGAGTATTCACACTGGTGAGAAGCCCTTTGAATGTAACAAATGTGGGAAGTCCTTTAGGCTCAAAGCAGGCCTTAAAGTACATCTGAgtattcatactggagagaagccacatgaatgtaaggaatgtggaaagGCCTTTCGTCAGTTTTCCCACCTTGTAGGTCataaaagaattcatactggagaaaaaccctatgaatgcaaGGAATGCGGTAAGGGCTTTACATGTAGGTATCAACTTACTATGCATCAGAGAATTTATTCTGGggagaaaccttatgaatgtaaaGAAAATGGGGAGGCTTTTAGTAGTGGCCATCAACTTACTGCACCTCATACATTTGAAAGTGTTGAGAAACCTTATAAGTGtgaggaatgtgggaaagcctttagtGTGTATGGACGACTTACTCGACATCAGGGTATTCATAGTGGTAAGAAACCCTTTGAATGTAACAAATGTGGGAAGTCCTTTAGGCTGAATTCATCccttaaaatacatcaaaatattcaTACAGgtgagaaaccctacaaatgtaaggaatgtgggaaggccttcagTCAGCGCGCACACCTTGCCCATCATAACAGAATTCATACTGGTTACAAACCCtttgaatgtaaagaatgtgggaagTCCTTTCGTTGTGCCTCGTATCTTGTCATACACGAGAGaattcatacaggagagaaaccctatgtaTGTCAAGAGTGTGGGAAGGGTTTTAGTTATAGCCATAAACTCACTATACATCGCAGAGttcacactggtgagaaaccttatgaatgtaaggaatgtgggaaggcctttagTGTATCTGGACAACTTACTCAGCATCTGAGTATTCATAGTGGTAAGAAACCCTTTGAATGCAACAAATGTGGGAAGTCTTTTAGGTTCATTTCTGTACTTAAAGCCCATCAGAATATTCATAGTGCCGAGAAACCctacgaatgtaaggaatgtggcaAGGCCTTTCGTCATGCCACAAGCCTCATATATCATGACCGAACTCATGCTGGTGAAAAGTCCtatgaatgtaaagaatgtggggAAACTTTTAGTCATGCTTCACATCTTATTATTCATGAGAGAATTCATACCAGTGataaaccctatgaatgtaaaagATGTGGGAAGGCATTTCGCTGTGCCTCATATCTTGTTAGACATGAAAGGGTTCATGCTGATGGAAATCCCTATATGTGTGAAGAGTGTGGGAAAGCTTTTAATAGTAGCCATGAACTTAGTATACATCATAGAgttcatactggtgagaaaccttttaaatgtaataaatgcAGAAGGTCCTTTAGGCTTAGATCCATCCTTGAAgtacatcagagaattcatattTGA
- the ZNF607 gene encoding zinc finger protein 607 isoform X3 has translation MACESITFGDVAIDFSHQEWEYLNLVQKTLYQEVMMENYDNLVSLDLDSRYEIISDGKMHLYRKQSSVTLHQRIHNGQKPYECKECQKAFSHLTELIVHQRIHTSEEPDQREEFGKAFSHLTDLREHQKIHAREKPYECEECGKVFSYPANLAQHGKVHVEKPYECKECGEAFRTSRQLTVHHRFHYGEKPYECKECGKAFSVYGRLSRHQSIHTGEKPFECNKCGKSFRLKAGLKVHLSIHTGEKPHECKECGKAFRQFSHLVGHKRIHTGEKPYECKECGKGFTCRYQLTMHQRIYSGEKPYECKENGEAFSSGHQLTAPHTFESVEKPYKCEECGKAFSVYGRLTRHQGIHSGKKPFECNKCGKSFRLNSSLKIHQNIHTGEKPYKCKECGKAFSQRAHLAHHNRIHTGYKPFECKECGKSFRCASYLVIHERIHTGEKPYVCQECGKGFSYSHKLTIHRRVHTGEKPYECKECGKAFSVSGQLTQHLSIHSGKKPFECNKCGKSFRFISVLKAHQNIHSAEKPYECKECGKAFRHATSLIYHDRTHAGEKSYECKECGETFSHASHLIIHERIHTSDKPYECKRCGKAFRCASYLVRHERVHADGNPYMCEECGKAFNSSHELSIHHRVHTGEKPFKCNKCRRSFRLRSILEVHQRIHI, from the exons ATGGCCTGT GAATCGATAACATTTGGGGATGTGGCCATAGACTTCTCTCATCAGGAGTGGGAATATCTCAACCTGGTTCAGAAGACCTTGTACCAGGAGGTGATGATGGAGAATTACGATAACTTAGTCTCACTGG ATTTGGATTCAAGGTATGAAATAATCAGCGATGGGAAAATGCACCTTTATAGGAAACAGTCATCTGTTACTCTCCATCAGAGAATTCATAATGGACAGAAACCATACGAGTGTAAGGAATGTCAGAAGGCCTTTAGTCATCTTACAGAACTCATAGTACATCAAAGAATTCATACTAGTGAGGAACCTGATCAACGTGAAGAGTTTGGGAAGGCATTTAGCCATCTTACAGACCTTAGAGAGCATCAGAAAATTCATGCTCGtgagaaaccttatgaatgtgaagaatgtgggaaAGTCTTCAGTTATCCTGCAAACCTTGCTCAACATGGGAAGGTTCATGttgagaaaccctatgaatgtaaagaGTGTGGGGAAGCTTTTAGGACTAGCCGTCAACTTACTGTACATCACAGATTTCATTACGGTGAGAAACCctacgaatgtaaggaatgtggcaaagcctttagtgtGTATGGACGACTTAGTCGACATCAGAGTATTCACACTGGTGAGAAGCCCTTTGAATGTAACAAATGTGGGAAGTCCTTTAGGCTCAAAGCAGGCCTTAAAGTACATCTGAgtattcatactggagagaagccacatgaatgtaaggaatgtggaaagGCCTTTCGTCAGTTTTCCCACCTTGTAGGTCataaaagaattcatactggagaaaaaccctatgaatgcaaGGAATGCGGTAAGGGCTTTACATGTAGGTATCAACTTACTATGCATCAGAGAATTTATTCTGGggagaaaccttatgaatgtaaaGAAAATGGGGAGGCTTTTAGTAGTGGCCATCAACTTACTGCACCTCATACATTTGAAAGTGTTGAGAAACCTTATAAGTGtgaggaatgtgggaaagcctttagtGTGTATGGACGACTTACTCGACATCAGGGTATTCATAGTGGTAAGAAACCCTTTGAATGTAACAAATGTGGGAAGTCCTTTAGGCTGAATTCATCccttaaaatacatcaaaatattcaTACAGgtgagaaaccctacaaatgtaaggaatgtgggaaggccttcagTCAGCGCGCACACCTTGCCCATCATAACAGAATTCATACTGGTTACAAACCCtttgaatgtaaagaatgtgggaagTCCTTTCGTTGTGCCTCGTATCTTGTCATACACGAGAGaattcatacaggagagaaaccctatgtaTGTCAAGAGTGTGGGAAGGGTTTTAGTTATAGCCATAAACTCACTATACATCGCAGAGttcacactggtgagaaaccttatgaatgtaaggaatgtgggaaggcctttagTGTATCTGGACAACTTACTCAGCATCTGAGTATTCATAGTGGTAAGAAACCCTTTGAATGCAACAAATGTGGGAAGTCTTTTAGGTTCATTTCTGTACTTAAAGCCCATCAGAATATTCATAGTGCCGAGAAACCctacgaatgtaaggaatgtggcaAGGCCTTTCGTCATGCCACAAGCCTCATATATCATGACCGAACTCATGCTGGTGAAAAGTCCtatgaatgtaaagaatgtggggAAACTTTTAGTCATGCTTCACATCTTATTATTCATGAGAGAATTCATACCAGTGataaaccctatgaatgtaaaagATGTGGGAAGGCATTTCGCTGTGCCTCATATCTTGTTAGACATGAAAGGGTTCATGCTGATGGAAATCCCTATATGTGTGAAGAGTGTGGGAAAGCTTTTAATAGTAGCCATGAACTTAGTATACATCATAGAgttcatactggtgagaaaccttttaaatgtaataaatgcAGAAGGTCCTTTAGGCTTAGATCCATCCTTGAAgtacatcagagaattcatattTGA
- the ZNF607 gene encoding zinc finger protein 607 isoform X4, whose protein sequence is MHLYRKQSSVTLHQRIHNGQKPYECKECQKAFSHLTELIVHQRIHTSEEPDQREEFGKAFSHLTDLREHQKIHAREKPYECEECGKVFSYPANLAQHGKVHVEKPYECKECGEAFRTSRQLTVHHRFHYGEKPYECKECGKAFSVYGRLSRHQSIHTGEKPFECNKCGKSFRLKAGLKVHLSIHTGEKPHECKECGKAFRQFSHLVGHKRIHTGEKPYECKECGKGFTCRYQLTMHQRIYSGEKPYECKENGEAFSSGHQLTAPHTFESVEKPYKCEECGKAFSVYGRLTRHQGIHSGKKPFECNKCGKSFRLNSSLKIHQNIHTGEKPYKCKECGKAFSQRAHLAHHNRIHTGYKPFECKECGKSFRCASYLVIHERIHTGEKPYVCQECGKGFSYSHKLTIHRRVHTGEKPYECKECGKAFSVSGQLTQHLSIHSGKKPFECNKCGKSFRFISVLKAHQNIHSAEKPYECKECGKAFRHATSLIYHDRTHAGEKSYECKECGETFSHASHLIIHERIHTSDKPYECKRCGKAFRCASYLVRHERVHADGNPYMCEECGKAFNSSHELSIHHRVHTGEKPFKCNKCRRSFRLRSILEVHQRIHI, encoded by the coding sequence ATGCACCTTTATAGGAAACAGTCATCTGTTACTCTCCATCAGAGAATTCATAATGGACAGAAACCATACGAGTGTAAGGAATGTCAGAAGGCCTTTAGTCATCTTACAGAACTCATAGTACATCAAAGAATTCATACTAGTGAGGAACCTGATCAACGTGAAGAGTTTGGGAAGGCATTTAGCCATCTTACAGACCTTAGAGAGCATCAGAAAATTCATGCTCGtgagaaaccttatgaatgtgaagaatgtgggaaAGTCTTCAGTTATCCTGCAAACCTTGCTCAACATGGGAAGGTTCATGttgagaaaccctatgaatgtaaagaGTGTGGGGAAGCTTTTAGGACTAGCCGTCAACTTACTGTACATCACAGATTTCATTACGGTGAGAAACCctacgaatgtaaggaatgtggcaaagcctttagtgtGTATGGACGACTTAGTCGACATCAGAGTATTCACACTGGTGAGAAGCCCTTTGAATGTAACAAATGTGGGAAGTCCTTTAGGCTCAAAGCAGGCCTTAAAGTACATCTGAgtattcatactggagagaagccacatgaatgtaaggaatgtggaaagGCCTTTCGTCAGTTTTCCCACCTTGTAGGTCataaaagaattcatactggagaaaaaccctatgaatgcaaGGAATGCGGTAAGGGCTTTACATGTAGGTATCAACTTACTATGCATCAGAGAATTTATTCTGGggagaaaccttatgaatgtaaaGAAAATGGGGAGGCTTTTAGTAGTGGCCATCAACTTACTGCACCTCATACATTTGAAAGTGTTGAGAAACCTTATAAGTGtgaggaatgtgggaaagcctttagtGTGTATGGACGACTTACTCGACATCAGGGTATTCATAGTGGTAAGAAACCCTTTGAATGTAACAAATGTGGGAAGTCCTTTAGGCTGAATTCATCccttaaaatacatcaaaatattcaTACAGgtgagaaaccctacaaatgtaaggaatgtgggaaggccttcagTCAGCGCGCACACCTTGCCCATCATAACAGAATTCATACTGGTTACAAACCCtttgaatgtaaagaatgtgggaagTCCTTTCGTTGTGCCTCGTATCTTGTCATACACGAGAGaattcatacaggagagaaaccctatgtaTGTCAAGAGTGTGGGAAGGGTTTTAGTTATAGCCATAAACTCACTATACATCGCAGAGttcacactggtgagaaaccttatgaatgtaaggaatgtgggaaggcctttagTGTATCTGGACAACTTACTCAGCATCTGAGTATTCATAGTGGTAAGAAACCCTTTGAATGCAACAAATGTGGGAAGTCTTTTAGGTTCATTTCTGTACTTAAAGCCCATCAGAATATTCATAGTGCCGAGAAACCctacgaatgtaaggaatgtggcaAGGCCTTTCGTCATGCCACAAGCCTCATATATCATGACCGAACTCATGCTGGTGAAAAGTCCtatgaatgtaaagaatgtggggAAACTTTTAGTCATGCTTCACATCTTATTATTCATGAGAGAATTCATACCAGTGataaaccctatgaatgtaaaagATGTGGGAAGGCATTTCGCTGTGCCTCATATCTTGTTAGACATGAAAGGGTTCATGCTGATGGAAATCCCTATATGTGTGAAGAGTGTGGGAAAGCTTTTAATAGTAGCCATGAACTTAGTATACATCATAGAgttcatactggtgagaaaccttttaaatgtaataaatgcAGAAGGTCCTTTAGGCTTAGATCCATCCTTGAAgtacatcagagaattcatattTGA